Within the Catalinimonas niigatensis genome, the region TTCCTATTCTTCAAGGTAGGTAAAGAAATTGATGATTGGGAAACATGGCTTATGACTTCTACCGATGGAGGCGAAAGCTGGACCGAGGCGCAGGAACTGGTTGCGGGTGACAAAGGAGGAAGAGGTCCCGTCCGGAATAAACCGATCATTCTTTCCGACGGCACCTGGATTGCCGGAGCTTCCAATGAAGATAATAAGGTCTGGAATGCTTTTGTAGACCGCAGCACAGATCAGGGAAAAACTTGGGAACAATCCGAATATCTGGAACTGGACAGAAATGAGATAGAAGGAGAAGGTGTTATTCAACCTACCCTTTGGGAGTCTGAGCGGGGCAAAGTGCACATGCTCATTCGCAGCTCCGCCGGAGTGATTTGCAGAAGCGATTCTGAAGATTATGGCAAAACCTGGTCACCCATCTACAAAACAGACTTGCCCAATCCCAACACCGGCATTGATGTCGCTCAATTTGAGGATGGCACACTGGCTCTGGCGTATAACAGAGATGATGAAAACTGGGGTGCCAGAGCGCCATTATCTGTTGCCATCTCAGAGGATAACGGGCTGACCTGGCCCCGCATGCTGGACATTGAACAGGGAGATGAGGAAGACGAGTTTTCTTATCCGGCCATCATTAGCTTCGGAGATACTATTGCTGTGTCTTATACCTGGCAGCGGCAGAAGATTGCTGTCTGGATGGGTACCCGTGATCAGATTCCTACCAGTGAACTGGCACTTGAATCACGCTGATCCATGAAAAAATATCCTTCATTTCTGTTGAAAATGATGCTGGCGGGTATGGCATTAGGCACAGCCTGGGCAGTAAGAGGGCAGTTTGGACATGAGCATGGTGCCGCCTGGGCAGGAGGCATAGGCGTTCTGTCCGTATTGCTGCTTAGCCAGCGGCAGGATTGGTATAAGAGATTGCCCGCCATTGTGGCGCTGGGGGCTATCGGCTGGGGTGTAGGAGGTATGATGAGCTATGGACAAGTGGTAGGCTACGGCAGAAGCCTGGACTATCTGAATGTGAGCTACGGTCTTTTTGGCCTTTTCCTGATCGGAGGGCTGTACGGATTTATCGGAGGGGGCCTGACAGGGCTGTCTTTATCGTCGTCTACTGAAAAAAAAATCTCTTGGGCGCAGCTGATTACCCAAATGGTAGCCGGTGGCTATCTGCTCTGGGGGATACTGATTTATCAGCTGGAATGGCTGATGACGCCGCCCCGCTCCGAGCTTTGGGCCGCCTGTCTGGGTGCAGCTTTGGCTTTGGGATGGTATGCCTATCGCCATCAATACTACAGTAGCCTGAAAGTTGCGTTCTTTTCAGGGCTGGGAGCTGGCTTTGGCTTTGCCTTTGGCAATTTCCTGCAGGTACTGGGTTCTTCCTCCGGTATAGATTTCAACTGGTGGAATGTGATGGAATATAGCCTGGGCTTTTTCGGAGGACTGGGGATGGCCTATGGGATCTTCTCGGAAAAGTGGCCGGAAAGTTTAGTGCCCGATATGATGGCCAACCGTTTTGGCTGGTTTTTCCTGGTCTTGCTTTTACCGTTTACCAACATCATAGAAGCCTTTGGTTACGAAAAACTAATCGGTAGAGGAGAAAATTTAGGCATAGAGAACCTACAGGCTTTTGTCCGTCTGGAATATATGCTAAGCTGGGGGAGCCTGGCGGTACTGTCCATCTTCCTGATCTGGTATTACCGAAATAAGGTTACTTCTAACATGCACTGGAGTCAGCAGGATGGCTTACTTTTATTTGGTCTTTATTTGGGCTGGTATATTTTTCTAAGCAACGTCATGGGCGCCATCTGGCTCAACGGAGGTGGACTGAAAGAGTATCTTTATTGGGTGAACCTGCTGGTAATTGTACTGGGTATAAGATTCATCTCTGCTAAAACAGCCCTATCTCCAAAGTATAGCTCTTCCCAGAGTTTGTTCTTCCGTATCAGTTCAAGTGCCATTCTTATTATTTTTGTACTTAGCCTCATTCTTATCTATACACATAAGGAGATGCCAGGTGCACAAACCAGATTCGTATTATGGGAGTAAACTTTCGTCTGCTGGATATTCTGGCACTGATTATCTATCTGGGTTCAATGGCTGGGCTGGGTTTTTATTTTTCACGCAAGAATAACACCACAGAAGAATACTTTGTAGGGAACCGTTCTTTCAAGGGTTGGGTGATTGGGCTTTCTATGCTCAGTACGTCTATCAGTTCCATCACTTTTCTCGCTTTTCCGGCAGCAGCTTTTACGCTGGACTGGCGCCAGCTGGTCTCCAACCTCATGCTTCCGCTTACGGCAGTGCTGGCCATCATTGTTTTCATTCCTTTCTTCCGCAGAGGAGGGCTGACTTCAGCTTTTGAGTACCTGGGAGATCGTTTTGGGCCTATTGCCCGTCTGTATGGCACAGTCAGTTTCCTGATACTGCAAGTCATTCGTATTGGGCAAATCCTGTTTCTGGTGGCCATTCCCGTCAATCTCTTTACCGGTATACCCATTGTAACTACCATTATGCTGGTGGGCGTTTTTATCGCTTTTTATACCGTAGCCGGTGGCATAGAAGCTGTGATTTGGACCGATGTAATCCAGGCTATTGTACTGTGGATTGGTGGAATAGTTTGTTTGGTACTCATGATTAATAAATTACCGGAAGGCATCGCCCAGATCTTTGAAGTGGCAGAGTCGCATCAGAAATTTGGGATAGGCAGTACGGAATGGAACCTGAATGAACGTACCTTCTGGACAGTAGCTTTACTGGGTATTTTTCATTTTCTGGGCATGTATTCCAGCGACCAAAACGTCATTCAAAGGTATGTAGCTTCCAAAAGTACTCGGGAAGCCCGGAAAGCCACGATCATCTATTCAGTAGTAGCCTTGCCCACCTGGTCTTTGTTTTTCTTTATCGGTACTACTTTATTTGTTTTTTACACGGTGTTTCCGGATATCACCATCAGCAGATTGGAAGCCGATCAGGTATTTCCCTATTTTATTTTGAATGAGCTTCCTGCCGGTGTAGCAGGTCTGATTATCGCAGCAGTTTTGGCAGCAGGCATGTCTACACTGGATTCCAGCATCAACGCCATTGCTACAGTCAGCGTGGTAGATATTCTCAAACCCTACTGGCTCAAAGGGCAGAGTGATAAAACGTATCTGCGTGTGGCAAAATACATTGCCATTGGGGTTTCTCTTTTGATGATGGGCGGAGCCTTTTTCTTCAGCGTCATTGAAAAAGAAAGTATCAACGACATCAGCTGGATTGTGTCTTCTGTTTTCGGAGGCTGCCTGGTGGGCCTGTTCATGATCGGATTTTTTACCAATAGAGTGGGCTATCAGGCTGTGTTACCAGCACTTATCATCGCCGTACTGGTCAATCTTTACCTGGGATTCAGCCTCACAGGATGGTTACCGGAAGTTGTCAGCCTGGATATACAGGCCTATTGGGTAGGAGTCATTGTCAACCTGCTATTTATTGTATTAGCCTATATTTTCAGTTTCTTTATCAAAAACAAGAAGGATATCCAGGGACTTACTGTCTGGACTACCCTCAAAGCAAAAGATATCAAAGTGCGTTAGACAACATGAAAGAAATACATAAGCTAAAAGGAATTATTCCTCCGGTGGCTACACCGTTATTGGATCAGAATACATTGGACAAAATGGGCGTGAGCAAACTGCTTAAGCACATGATGGACGGAGGTGTACACGGCCTTTTTGTGCTGGGGACTACCGGCGAAGCGGTAAGTTTGAGTTATCGCCTGCGCTATGAGATGCTGGAACAAAGTCTGCAGGAAGTCAGCGGACAACTGCCTGTGCTGGCAGGAGTAAGTGATACCAGTCTGGAAGAGGCCATACGATTTGCTCAGAAAGCAGAAAAAGCAGGTGTAAGCGGAATAGTGGTTGCCCCACCCTACTATTTTCCCTGCACCCAGGAAGCTTTGTATGACTATGTGCTGCGTCTGTCTGAAGCCGTTAGCATTCCTACCTACATTTACAATATTCCCAGCCATAGTCCGCATGCGTTTTCTCAGGAGACAGTCGTGCGATTGCTGCAACTGCCTCAGATCGCCGGTTACAAAGACAGCACCTGCAGCATGATGGCTTTTCATCAGATGAAGCACAAGCTGGGAGAGGATTTTGACAAAACCTACCTGCTGGGACCGGAAGAACTGCTGGGTGAGTCTGTACTGCTGGGTGCGGATGGTGGTGTCAATGGCGGTGCTAATGCCTTTCCCCGTTTGTACGTCAGTTTGTATGAAGCGGCAGTAGCCAGAGATATTCAGAAAGTAAAAGCTTTGCAGGCGCAGGTGATGCGAATCAGCCATACACTTTATCAGGGAGGAAAGACGGTGATTCAGGGAGTCAAGTTTGCCTTATCCGAAATGGGTATCTGTCAGGAGCATGTAGCACTGCCCCTAGCGCCTCTGGATCATCTGGAAAAGGCAGCCATGCGGCAGTTTCTGGAAAATTTTGAGCTAAATCTTTAAATCAACATCATGGAAGAAAGTAAAGTTTATGCCCTGCCCGACCTATTGAAGAAGCTGGATAAAGATCGTGCGGCAGGTAAAAAAATTGTCTTCACCAATGGTTGTTTTGACATCCTGCATCGCGGACATGCGACCTACCTGCGGAAAGCCCGGTCGCTGGGTGATCTGCTGATCATCGGGCTAAACTCTGATGCTTCGGTGAAGCGTCTGAAAGGAGAAAGCCGACCGATCAACAAGGAAGATGACCGCGCCTATATTCTGGAAAGCCTGGAATGTGTTAACTATGTAGTCAAATTCGGAGAAGACACACCGCATGAACTGCTCTCTCAAATCAAACCGGATATTCTGGTCAAAGGCGGGGACTATAAACTGGAAGATGTGGTAGGCAGAGAATTCGCCCGGGAAGTCAT harbors:
- a CDS encoding sialidase family protein — translated: MQWKSTLFSLILCVGLFSACNTPKSQEQQETPVAQTANTEELPIKDFIFGDDKPFPQCHASTLVRLDNGQFLVAWFGGEHEKNDDVGIWLSKGRPGAWSEPQEVAKLREDPHWNPVLFQSEEGEVFLFFKVGKEIDDWETWLMTSTDGGESWTEAQELVAGDKGGRGPVRNKPIILSDGTWIAGASNEDNKVWNAFVDRSTDQGKTWEQSEYLELDRNEIEGEGVIQPTLWESERGKVHMLIRSSAGVICRSDSEDYGKTWSPIYKTDLPNPNTGIDVAQFEDGTLALAYNRDDENWGARAPLSVAISEDNGLTWPRMLDIEQGDEEDEFSYPAIISFGDTIAVSYTWQRQKIAVWMGTRDQIPTSELALESR
- a CDS encoding dihydrodipicolinate synthase family protein, which translates into the protein MKEIHKLKGIIPPVATPLLDQNTLDKMGVSKLLKHMMDGGVHGLFVLGTTGEAVSLSYRLRYEMLEQSLQEVSGQLPVLAGVSDTSLEEAIRFAQKAEKAGVSGIVVAPPYYFPCTQEALYDYVLRLSEAVSIPTYIYNIPSHSPHAFSQETVVRLLQLPQIAGYKDSTCSMMAFHQMKHKLGEDFDKTYLLGPEELLGESVLLGADGGVNGGANAFPRLYVSLYEAAVARDIQKVKALQAQVMRISHTLYQGGKTVIQGVKFALSEMGICQEHVALPLAPLDHLEKAAMRQFLENFELNL
- a CDS encoding sodium:solute symporter codes for the protein MGVNFRLLDILALIIYLGSMAGLGFYFSRKNNTTEEYFVGNRSFKGWVIGLSMLSTSISSITFLAFPAAAFTLDWRQLVSNLMLPLTAVLAIIVFIPFFRRGGLTSAFEYLGDRFGPIARLYGTVSFLILQVIRIGQILFLVAIPVNLFTGIPIVTTIMLVGVFIAFYTVAGGIEAVIWTDVIQAIVLWIGGIVCLVLMINKLPEGIAQIFEVAESHQKFGIGSTEWNLNERTFWTVALLGIFHFLGMYSSDQNVIQRYVASKSTREARKATIIYSVVALPTWSLFFFIGTTLFVFYTVFPDITISRLEADQVFPYFILNELPAGVAGLIIAAVLAAGMSTLDSSINAIATVSVVDILKPYWLKGQSDKTYLRVAKYIAIGVSLLMMGGAFFFSVIEKESINDISWIVSSVFGGCLVGLFMIGFFTNRVGYQAVLPALIIAVLVNLYLGFSLTGWLPEVVSLDIQAYWVGVIVNLLFIVLAYIFSFFIKNKKDIQGLTVWTTLKAKDIKVR
- the rfaE2 gene encoding D-glycero-beta-D-manno-heptose 1-phosphate adenylyltransferase is translated as MEESKVYALPDLLKKLDKDRAAGKKIVFTNGCFDILHRGHATYLRKARSLGDLLIIGLNSDASVKRLKGESRPINKEDDRAYILESLECVNYVVKFGEDTPHELLSQIKPDILVKGGDYKLEDVVGREFAREVILIDFVDGYSTTKTIQQMKERD